A genome region from Streptomyces xanthophaeus includes the following:
- a CDS encoding helix-turn-helix domain-containing protein: protein MSEPTQSADGDPGAEPDSGAGVLRAFGRQLKRFRVRAGLERTEFGERLGYSVSTIAAYEQGRRVPPPEVIDQADELLDAGGVLKEMKEEVERAQFPAFFRDAARLETQAVELHVYATKAVPGVLQTEDYARAVFTMSRPLLPDGTVEQRVAARLARQEIFVHVPLPTISFIIEESVLRRPLGGRGVMRGQLEQVMLLGQHRNVEIQVMPTDVEEHAGLEGPFTLIETRDGRRIAYVEGYKDSRLHTDRKPVRELEEQYGILRAQALTPRASLIFVEKLLGES from the coding sequence ATGAGCGAACCGACGCAATCGGCTGATGGGGACCCAGGGGCTGAGCCTGACTCAGGGGCGGGGGTGCTGCGGGCCTTCGGCCGCCAGCTCAAACGCTTCCGCGTGCGGGCCGGCCTGGAACGCACCGAGTTCGGCGAACGGCTGGGCTACTCGGTCTCCACCATCGCCGCGTACGAACAGGGGCGCCGGGTTCCGCCGCCGGAGGTCATCGACCAGGCGGATGAACTGCTGGACGCGGGCGGTGTCCTGAAGGAAATGAAGGAGGAGGTCGAACGGGCACAGTTCCCGGCGTTCTTCCGCGACGCGGCTAGGTTGGAGACGCAGGCGGTAGAGCTGCACGTGTACGCGACGAAGGCCGTGCCTGGTGTTCTACAGACGGAAGACTACGCTCGCGCGGTGTTCACCATGTCGCGTCCCCTGCTGCCGGACGGGACCGTTGAGCAACGTGTGGCTGCACGTCTGGCCAGGCAGGAGATCTTCGTGCACGTGCCCCTGCCGACGATCAGCTTCATCATCGAGGAGTCGGTCCTGCGGCGTCCGCTGGGTGGGCGGGGCGTTATGCGCGGGCAGCTTGAACAGGTCATGCTGCTCGGCCAGCACCGTAACGTCGAAATCCAGGTGATGCCCACTGATGTGGAGGAGCATGCTGGTCTGGAAGGCCCTTTCACCTTGATCGAGACACGCGATGGGCGGAGGATCGCCTACGTGGAGGGGTACAAGGACAGCCGTCTACACACCGACCGCAAGCCGGTTCGGGAGTTGGAAGAGCAGTACGGCATCCTCAGGGCTCAGGCGCTTACTCCGCGCGCATCGCTGATCTTCGTCGAGAAGTTGCTGGGAGAGTCATGA
- a CDS encoding ATP-binding protein — protein MRFTSSPRGARLARRLVSHRLDTWGHPYTSPANETLTLIAAELTANAVRHGHVAGRDFHLRLTRAADTLRIEVTDTRTERLPLLSHREPPGDAESGRGLLVVARLASRWAISPRTNAPGKTVWAELCVSRH, from the coding sequence ATGCGCTTCACCTCCTCACCCCGCGGCGCGCGCCTCGCCCGTCGGCTCGTATCCCACCGGCTCGACACCTGGGGCCACCCCTATACCTCCCCCGCCAACGAGACCCTGACGCTGATCGCCGCCGAGCTCACCGCCAACGCCGTGCGCCACGGCCACGTCGCCGGACGGGACTTCCACCTCCGCCTGACCCGAGCCGCCGACACCCTGCGCATCGAAGTGACCGACACCCGCACCGAGCGCCTGCCGCTGCTCTCCCACCGCGAGCCGCCCGGTGACGCCGAGTCGGGGCGCGGGCTACTCGTCGTGGCCCGGCTCGCAAGCCGTTGGGCGATCTCACCGCGCACCAACGCTCCCGGTAAGACGGTATGGGCAGAGCTGTGCGTTTCACGCCATTGA
- a CDS encoding caspase, EACC1-associated type, giving the protein MSDNDRYAMLIGVSTYDSDRYHDLPPVRADLHYMQAVLESTEIGMYNDCAMVPEPTRAEMLHAIEEFLEARQPSETALLYFSGHGEFCEADGQLYFLTRDADPDDLPGTAVPAEFLERMLQSCRASSKVVLLDCCSSGSVVQGWTAKGASDTNDRPAPSTLLRPTGVYFITASDALQTASAMAPAGSTLGTSRFTGEIVEGLRSGRIKDSGWITPDDLFEYLTSQMVRNGVPQEQRPTKSTIRATNSLPLARSVARSVNLPAPPRDAAGQAAQASPALLKARTLARLDASEGVDWQRLLRYYVHCLGAQAASGMLPDRDSGRGSAYFLLGQGSETIQSGLGTALPAPSQLPKPKSRGAQADGAGLQEYWYGYPAITLPERGGDGRRRTAVQIAPLLIQSMELAPDEEGRDRLRPSGVPSLHTGLITELLDDDAAADLLARWQPTWQEGNGTQMVKAIRELLTELGVPELEPFDLSALSERSVMDSLRPGAHNAAVLLAPSGVERVATEALVDNLLQISTRTGQIPGTALDALLTGGSDGDTSREAPFVVAPGPCNESQELVISSAMTRPLTVATGPPGTGKSEVVTAVVATAVAAGQSVLVASTNNEAVNVVAERCDAISPGLLMRTGNAAALEREAAKLEQLLAQPIEAPGRGSATVAGELRNRHSRSAAHRTEAARLVGAEMRLLELLRQRARQADELGLPVELLVAAWADTEVTTLARWEERARKAAGAGWLTLGRWRRGRALSAFVAASGAAPADAWPSWASARPAPPELLLALAAAVSVESTLRELVPQLLGRDEEELKQARLESAAGLSEASGELARAVASEAMVRGRSLMGQRLQALRQRSGFQKSQRNLMAHLRGWAISTHSVRQLELVPKLFDLVVIDEASQCSIPSVLPLLFRAKRALIIGDPMQLGHIPGITAQQERQAHVRAGLSAAQLEDHRLAYHVYASYHAAAQHGEAALLLDEHYRCHPAIADIVNGYCYAGQLQVLTDVRSQVPAADPFGTADPAPALGWVDVPHGESARGGGGQSWRNTAEAEQVRNTVDELLARLPEHATVGVVTPFRAQKEVLARVWADDDRVRVGTVHAFQGGQRDVMVLSPVATGNTPPRTTHWVASQVNLWNVAVTRAKSQLITVGSHGFWQGQAGLPALLAERSAVLRAGSYAYQDPAVRANTASGFREELADRLQEYLDACGITDLERAAVIGGHTVDLLFTVDGANTAVVIDPGPQHDQDPARHLRLHHARGDLLAGLPSGGAGAKAGPVTRTIRIPAWRILAGDSALEPLFA; this is encoded by the coding sequence GTGAGTGACAACGACCGGTACGCCATGCTCATCGGCGTATCCACGTACGACAGCGACCGCTACCACGATCTCCCGCCCGTCCGGGCCGACCTGCACTACATGCAGGCGGTGCTGGAGAGCACCGAGATCGGCATGTACAACGACTGCGCGATGGTCCCCGAACCGACGCGCGCCGAGATGCTGCACGCCATCGAGGAGTTCTTAGAGGCTCGGCAGCCCAGCGAGACAGCCCTGCTCTACTTCAGCGGCCACGGCGAGTTCTGCGAGGCCGACGGCCAGCTGTACTTCCTCACCCGGGACGCCGACCCGGACGACCTGCCGGGCACCGCCGTGCCCGCCGAGTTCTTGGAACGGATGCTCCAGTCCTGCCGGGCCTCCTCGAAGGTCGTACTGCTGGACTGCTGCTCCAGCGGCTCGGTCGTCCAGGGGTGGACCGCCAAAGGCGCGTCCGACACAAATGATCGCCCTGCGCCCAGCACCCTGCTTCGGCCGACCGGCGTGTACTTCATCACCGCGTCCGATGCCCTCCAGACCGCCTCCGCCATGGCGCCGGCCGGGTCCACCCTCGGCACCTCCCGGTTCACCGGCGAGATCGTGGAGGGCCTGCGCTCCGGGCGGATCAAGGACAGCGGCTGGATCACTCCGGACGACCTCTTCGAGTACCTGACCTCGCAGATGGTTCGCAACGGCGTACCCCAGGAGCAGCGGCCGACCAAGTCCACGATCCGGGCGACGAACTCCCTGCCGCTTGCCCGCTCCGTGGCGCGATCCGTGAACCTCCCCGCCCCGCCCCGCGACGCCGCCGGCCAGGCCGCCCAGGCCTCCCCCGCGCTGCTGAAGGCACGTACGCTGGCCAGGCTCGATGCCAGCGAGGGCGTCGACTGGCAGCGGCTGCTGCGCTACTACGTGCACTGCCTGGGCGCGCAGGCCGCGTCGGGCATGCTGCCGGACCGGGACAGCGGGCGGGGCTCCGCGTACTTCCTGCTGGGCCAGGGCTCCGAGACCATCCAGTCCGGGCTGGGGACCGCCCTGCCCGCTCCCTCCCAACTCCCGAAACCGAAGAGCAGGGGTGCCCAGGCGGATGGCGCCGGGCTGCAGGAGTACTGGTACGGCTATCCGGCCATCACCCTCCCCGAGCGCGGCGGGGACGGCCGGCGGCGGACCGCGGTACAGATCGCGCCGTTGCTGATCCAGTCGATGGAGCTCGCCCCCGACGAGGAAGGCCGCGACAGGCTCCGCCCGAGCGGGGTGCCCTCCCTGCACACGGGGCTGATCACGGAACTGCTGGACGACGACGCAGCCGCCGACCTCCTCGCCCGATGGCAGCCGACCTGGCAAGAGGGCAACGGTACGCAGATGGTGAAGGCCATCCGGGAACTCCTGACGGAGCTCGGCGTTCCGGAGTTGGAGCCCTTCGACCTGTCGGCGCTCAGCGAGCGGTCCGTGATGGACTCGCTGCGGCCAGGTGCGCACAACGCCGCCGTCCTCCTCGCGCCCTCTGGCGTGGAGCGAGTCGCGACGGAGGCCCTCGTGGACAACCTGCTCCAGATCTCCACGCGGACCGGGCAGATTCCCGGCACCGCGCTGGACGCGCTCCTGACGGGCGGCAGCGACGGGGACACGAGCCGCGAAGCGCCCTTCGTCGTCGCCCCGGGGCCCTGCAATGAGAGCCAGGAGCTGGTGATCTCGTCGGCGATGACCCGCCCGCTGACCGTCGCCACCGGGCCACCCGGTACCGGAAAGAGCGAGGTCGTGACCGCCGTGGTCGCGACCGCTGTCGCCGCGGGTCAGTCCGTGCTGGTCGCGTCCACGAACAACGAGGCCGTGAACGTCGTGGCCGAGCGCTGTGACGCGATCTCGCCGGGGCTGCTCATGCGGACCGGCAATGCGGCGGCGCTGGAGCGCGAGGCCGCGAAGCTGGAGCAGCTGCTCGCCCAGCCCATCGAGGCCCCGGGGCGAGGGTCGGCGACCGTGGCGGGTGAGCTGCGCAACCGGCACTCCCGGTCGGCCGCGCACCGGACGGAGGCGGCACGGCTGGTCGGTGCCGAGATGCGCCTGCTGGAGCTGCTGCGGCAGCGCGCCCGGCAGGCGGACGAGCTCGGACTGCCGGTGGAGCTGCTGGTAGCAGCATGGGCCGACACCGAGGTCACGACGCTCGCGCGTTGGGAGGAGCGGGCCCGGAAAGCCGCCGGCGCCGGATGGCTCACCCTCGGCCGATGGCGTAGAGGGCGAGCCCTTTCCGCGTTCGTTGCCGCGTCCGGTGCGGCTCCCGCCGACGCCTGGCCGTCCTGGGCCTCGGCCCGGCCGGCTCCGCCCGAGCTCCTCCTCGCCCTGGCGGCGGCCGTGTCCGTGGAAAGCACACTGCGGGAGCTCGTACCTCAGCTCCTCGGCCGGGACGAGGAAGAGCTGAAGCAAGCCCGGCTGGAGAGCGCGGCGGGATTGTCGGAGGCGTCGGGTGAGCTCGCCCGGGCCGTGGCGAGCGAGGCCATGGTCCGAGGCCGTTCGCTCATGGGCCAGCGGCTCCAGGCACTGCGCCAGCGTTCGGGCTTCCAGAAGAGCCAGCGCAACCTGATGGCGCACCTCAGGGGGTGGGCCATCAGCACCCACTCGGTACGCCAGCTGGAACTCGTCCCCAAGCTCTTCGACCTGGTGGTGATCGACGAGGCAAGCCAGTGCTCGATTCCGTCGGTGCTGCCCCTGCTGTTCCGGGCCAAGCGGGCGCTGATCATCGGCGATCCCATGCAGCTCGGGCACATTCCCGGCATCACCGCACAGCAGGAACGGCAGGCACACGTGCGGGCCGGGCTGAGTGCGGCCCAGCTGGAGGACCACCGGCTCGCCTACCACGTGTACGCCTCGTACCACGCGGCCGCACAGCACGGTGAGGCGGCGCTGCTGCTCGACGAGCACTACCGCTGCCATCCCGCGATCGCGGACATCGTCAACGGCTACTGCTATGCGGGCCAGTTGCAGGTGCTCACCGATGTCCGGAGCCAGGTCCCGGCGGCCGATCCTTTCGGCACTGCCGATCCGGCACCGGCGCTGGGCTGGGTGGACGTGCCGCACGGCGAGTCCGCGCGCGGCGGCGGTGGCCAGTCCTGGCGCAACACGGCAGAGGCAGAGCAGGTACGGAACACGGTGGACGAACTGCTGGCGCGACTGCCCGAGCATGCCACGGTCGGGGTGGTGACTCCCTTCCGGGCACAGAAGGAGGTGCTGGCCCGCGTCTGGGCGGACGACGACCGGGTCCGGGTGGGCACCGTGCACGCCTTCCAGGGCGGACAGCGCGACGTCATGGTCCTGAGCCCGGTGGCCACCGGCAACACTCCGCCCCGTACGACGCACTGGGTGGCGAGCCAGGTCAACCTGTGGAATGTCGCCGTCACCCGGGCGAAGTCTCAGCTGATCACCGTCGGCAGCCACGGGTTCTGGCAGGGGCAGGCAGGACTCCCCGCACTGCTCGCGGAGCGGTCGGCGGTACTGCGTGCGGGGTCGTACGCCTACCAGGACCCGGCCGTCAGGGCGAACACGGCCTCCGGGTTCCGTGAAGAACTGGCCGACCGGCTCCAGGAGTACCTGGACGCATGCGGCATCACCGATCTGGAGCGGGCGGCGGTCATCGGCGGGCACACCGTGGACCTGCTGTTCACGGTGGACGGGGCGAACACAGCGGTCGTGATCGACCCCGGCCCCCAGCACGACCAGGATCCGGCGCGCCATCTGCGGCTGCACCACGCGCGCGGTGACCTGCTGGCAGGGCTGCCGTCCGGCGGTGCGGGGGCGAAGGCCGGGCCGGTGACGCGGACGATCCGGATCCCGGCATGGCGGATTCTGGCAGGCGACTCGGCGCTGGAGCCGCTGTTCGCCTGA
- a CDS encoding effector-associated constant component EACC1, giving the protein MSAIHAGPAGYRISIVDEDPLRARREARELLTALADTDPQAALDNPRPQAAEDDLPIPKGGPVTDLISLVFGGGSMVAAGVQVWLARVPQRTIIVTRPDGATLSISGKQARADDAQIERFLSGGSESSGEDGPAAE; this is encoded by the coding sequence GTGAGCGCCATCCACGCGGGCCCGGCCGGCTACCGCATCTCCATCGTCGACGAGGACCCGCTCCGCGCCCGGCGCGAAGCACGCGAGCTGCTCACCGCCCTCGCCGACACCGATCCGCAGGCCGCCCTCGACAACCCCCGTCCGCAGGCAGCAGAAGACGACCTCCCCATCCCCAAGGGCGGGCCGGTCACCGACCTGATCAGCCTGGTGTTCGGCGGCGGCTCCATGGTCGCCGCCGGCGTCCAGGTCTGGCTGGCCCGCGTGCCCCAGCGCACCATCATCGTCACCCGGCCCGACGGGGCCACGCTGAGCATCTCCGGCAAGCAGGCCCGGGCCGACGACGCCCAGATCGAGCGGTTCCTCTCCGGCGGCTCAGAGAGCAGCGGCGAGGACGGACCGGCCGCGGAGTGA
- a CDS encoding class I SAM-dependent DNA methyltransferase, whose product MTYDSLVNRGDYFSAHYLAEVLPKDLKSGLLQTWKEREEAAKPPADSAPEAASDELGTVREPKAVALPVTPRAGLRALRRDYFRARSFFALPEDADGTTAAPDTEDDSVTYAAPAWRERVLALNSDVLRSLGYDAKPRTITVERARQTYEIPVAHAEKGLVAVNCGWAAEPDAALDPEGPGRLLDPVPLDGSNTLATGSKLASFLFACEDAPRYVLLLVGGVIVLADRAVWGEGRYLAVSLDTALQRNDSRAGGELDTVAALFGADSLRTPEEGGENPLAELVGKSTKHAVGVSSELRDGLRTSVELIANEVLERLREQGVRPEDIGELPELGKQLTRESLRYLYRILFLLYAEARPELGILPSDYPEYQLGYGLGRLGELVAERDLIDEKSRKGFYLYESLDLLFRKVQDGYRPRRTHGDAAEATVVEAKTSEDLGLRFEPLHSKLFERESIRLIGADTVPDPRHDADEALARGESVRYLDTRLRNATLYAVLHKLMLTKGKKGERGGFISYAQLGINQLGAVYEGLMSYTGFIADEELYEVAKAGDPKDGSWLVPKSKTPEYHDSVFVKQPDKDTGEELRVRHDPGSFVYRLSGRDRQTSASYYTPESLTKVTVQLALQHRLDQDGTITEARELLDWKICEPALGSGAFLNEAINQVAAEYLRRRQQELGRAIDTEQYAVELQKAKAYIALHNSYGVDLNETAVELAEVSLWLNTMHPGMEAPWFGLHLRRGNSLIGGRREVYPAERLKKGGWLGTTPERYPLVDAQAGTPLPEGAVHHFLLPAKEWGAVAAEKEAKALAPEAAKALAAWRKAITKSPTTKQTARLQGLARRAEYLWDLVVQRLTISEREISRRIDVWGADEDWLRSPKETVPREKVLGDLVAVDTPYWRLKQVMDAWCALWFWPVQEVGLLDGSDGRYARPEDVVRHGTEVADANEVIRTYEEMDLLGKVTVKEVKRGDIDKRRKGTRKSEQAFTEQRRDVIPLAELEDWLDFAEALLGTHDVPEKSLVASFDSLDSLERYENDLPEWMGMDRFQWLQTRFPWTAIAKDVAKAQGFFHWDLEYAQVFTQGGFDLQVGNPPWVRPQWREDLVLAELEPWFVMAEDPSAVEWRLRKQDVLATRADGPGFLLAELAAHAGAVATLGSPTMYPLLIGTQGDLYRAFMAQVWQHIALHGSAGMIHPDTHFGGVREGAIRAASYRHLRVHAHFVNSANWAFEDLSRSQEFGMHIYGTSQEPNFLHVSQLRDAEALPDSLIHDGRGATPGIKHNGSWDIRPHRERVVHVDMALLASWHALTGSTGGSAQTPLLYPVLVGEQGAIEALAAYGNVLADYSPMISSGYHETGAKKDGLIRWGNETVLELSDVILQGPHFSCALPLSNEPMIPCRNQRHWAALAPTELPEAHVPVTNYVRATDNATYVAAQDSWLEEPYTTYYRLAWRVMVPFNTSRSLQAALVPPGPAHVDAVNSMALADNRLTVLNAGFWATLLLDYLLRITGRSHLRVAEARKMPAPELKHPLAPALLLRTLRLNALTTHYAPLWEELFDPRWAGYEDWANPDWPHVQPLAADLKPTWEYSTPLRTECERRAALVELDALVSVWLGITADQLTAIFKSRYPQLYDYETATYFDANGRKIAGDFNTFGHGQTKQDYLDLLAHLEDPAATPPPAGYVAPFYKANREAEMRAAHAHFQARLDTEIAAGRWTPPASKAAAT is encoded by the coding sequence ATGACGTACGACTCCCTCGTCAACCGCGGCGACTACTTCTCCGCCCACTACCTCGCCGAAGTACTGCCCAAGGACCTCAAGTCGGGCCTGCTCCAGACCTGGAAGGAGCGGGAGGAAGCCGCCAAGCCGCCGGCAGACTCGGCACCGGAAGCAGCCTCTGACGAACTGGGCACGGTCCGGGAGCCGAAGGCCGTGGCGCTCCCCGTCACTCCGCGCGCGGGACTGCGCGCCCTGCGCCGCGACTACTTCCGGGCACGGTCCTTCTTCGCCCTCCCCGAGGACGCCGACGGCACCACCGCCGCGCCCGACACCGAGGACGACTCGGTGACGTACGCCGCCCCCGCCTGGCGGGAGCGGGTGCTGGCCCTGAACTCCGACGTGCTCCGCTCCCTCGGCTACGACGCCAAGCCGCGCACCATCACCGTGGAACGGGCCCGCCAGACCTACGAGATCCCGGTCGCGCACGCCGAGAAGGGTCTGGTCGCGGTCAACTGCGGCTGGGCGGCCGAGCCCGACGCGGCCCTGGACCCCGAAGGCCCGGGCCGGCTCCTGGATCCGGTACCCCTCGACGGCTCGAACACCCTGGCCACCGGTTCGAAGCTGGCCTCGTTCCTGTTCGCCTGCGAGGACGCGCCGCGCTACGTCCTGCTGCTCGTCGGCGGCGTCATCGTCCTCGCCGACCGCGCCGTCTGGGGCGAGGGCCGCTACCTGGCGGTCTCTCTCGACACCGCCCTTCAGCGCAACGACAGCCGTGCCGGCGGCGAACTCGACACGGTCGCAGCGCTGTTCGGCGCGGACTCGCTGCGCACACCGGAGGAGGGCGGCGAGAACCCCCTCGCCGAGCTCGTCGGCAAGTCCACCAAGCACGCGGTGGGCGTCTCCAGCGAACTCCGCGACGGCCTGCGCACGAGCGTAGAATTGATCGCCAACGAGGTGCTGGAGCGCCTGCGCGAGCAGGGTGTGCGCCCTGAGGACATCGGCGAACTCCCCGAGCTCGGAAAGCAGCTGACCCGCGAGTCGCTGCGCTACCTGTACCGCATCCTGTTCCTTTTGTACGCGGAGGCCCGCCCGGAGCTGGGCATCCTGCCCTCCGACTATCCCGAGTACCAGCTGGGCTACGGCCTCGGGCGGCTCGGCGAACTCGTGGCCGAGCGGGACCTCATCGACGAGAAGTCCCGCAAGGGCTTCTACCTGTACGAGTCCCTGGACCTGCTGTTCCGCAAAGTCCAGGACGGCTACCGGCCGCGTCGCACGCACGGGGATGCGGCCGAGGCCACCGTTGTGGAGGCGAAGACCAGCGAGGACCTCGGTCTGCGCTTCGAACCCCTGCACTCCAAGCTCTTCGAGCGCGAATCGATCCGGCTGATCGGCGCGGACACCGTCCCCGACCCGCGCCATGACGCGGACGAAGCCCTCGCCCGGGGCGAGTCTGTCCGCTACCTCGACACCCGGCTGCGCAATGCCACGCTGTACGCGGTCTTGCACAAGCTCATGCTCACCAAGGGCAAGAAGGGAGAGCGGGGCGGCTTCATCTCGTACGCACAGCTGGGCATCAACCAGCTGGGCGCGGTGTACGAGGGTCTGATGTCCTACACCGGCTTCATCGCGGACGAGGAGCTGTATGAGGTCGCCAAGGCCGGCGACCCGAAGGACGGCTCCTGGCTGGTCCCGAAGTCGAAGACCCCCGAGTACCACGACTCGGTCTTCGTCAAGCAGCCGGACAAGGACACCGGTGAGGAACTGCGGGTGCGTCACGACCCGGGTTCCTTCGTGTACCGCCTCTCGGGCCGCGACCGGCAGACCTCGGCGTCCTACTACACCCCGGAATCGCTGACGAAGGTCACCGTCCAGCTGGCGCTCCAGCACCGCTTGGACCAGGACGGCACCATCACCGAGGCCCGCGAGCTCCTGGACTGGAAGATCTGCGAGCCGGCCCTCGGCTCGGGCGCATTCCTGAACGAGGCGATCAACCAGGTTGCGGCCGAGTACCTGCGCCGCAGGCAGCAGGAACTGGGCCGGGCCATCGACACGGAGCAGTACGCGGTCGAGCTCCAGAAGGCCAAGGCGTATATCGCCCTGCACAACTCGTACGGCGTGGACCTCAACGAGACGGCGGTCGAACTGGCCGAGGTATCGCTGTGGCTCAACACCATGCACCCGGGCATGGAGGCCCCCTGGTTCGGCCTGCACCTGCGCCGCGGCAACTCGCTCATCGGCGGCCGGCGTGAGGTGTACCCGGCCGAGCGCCTGAAGAAGGGCGGCTGGCTGGGCACGACCCCGGAGCGCTACCCGTTGGTGGACGCGCAGGCGGGGACGCCGCTGCCCGAGGGCGCGGTGCATCACTTCCTGCTTCCGGCGAAGGAATGGGGCGCGGTCGCGGCCGAGAAGGAGGCGAAGGCGCTCGCGCCGGAGGCGGCGAAGGCGCTGGCCGCTTGGCGCAAGGCGATCACGAAGTCCCCGACCACGAAGCAGACCGCGCGTCTTCAGGGCCTGGCCCGGCGGGCCGAGTACCTATGGGACTTGGTGGTGCAGCGGCTGACGATCTCCGAGCGGGAGATCTCCCGCCGCATCGATGTGTGGGGTGCGGACGAAGACTGGCTGCGCTCGCCGAAGGAAACAGTACCGAGGGAGAAGGTCCTGGGGGACCTTGTGGCGGTGGACACGCCGTACTGGCGGCTGAAGCAGGTCATGGACGCGTGGTGCGCGCTGTGGTTCTGGCCGGTTCAGGAGGTGGGGCTGCTTGACGGGTCAGACGGACGCTACGCACGCCCGGAGGACGTCGTCAGGCATGGTACCGAGGTCGCTGACGCCAACGAGGTGATCCGTACGTACGAGGAGATGGACCTCCTCGGCAAGGTCACGGTCAAGGAGGTCAAGCGCGGCGACATCGACAAGCGCAGGAAGGGCACTCGCAAGAGCGAGCAGGCCTTCACCGAGCAGCGCCGCGACGTGATCCCGCTCGCGGAGCTCGAAGACTGGCTGGACTTCGCGGAGGCCCTGCTCGGCACGCATGACGTGCCTGAGAAGTCGCTGGTCGCGTCGTTCGACTCGCTCGACTCGCTCGAGCGGTATGAAAACGACCTGCCCGAGTGGATGGGTATGGACCGCTTCCAGTGGCTGCAGACCCGGTTCCCGTGGACGGCGATTGCAAAGGACGTAGCCAAGGCGCAGGGTTTCTTCCACTGGGATCTAGAGTACGCCCAGGTCTTCACGCAGGGCGGATTCGACTTGCAGGTAGGCAACCCGCCGTGGGTTAGGCCACAGTGGCGTGAGGACCTGGTCCTGGCTGAGCTGGAACCCTGGTTTGTGATGGCGGAAGATCCGAGCGCGGTGGAGTGGCGCCTGCGCAAGCAAGACGTGCTGGCCACCCGTGCGGACGGCCCAGGCTTTCTCCTCGCCGAACTGGCCGCCCATGCGGGGGCCGTCGCCACACTGGGCAGCCCGACCATGTATCCGCTCCTGATTGGTACCCAGGGCGATCTCTACCGAGCCTTCATGGCTCAGGTATGGCAGCACATCGCACTGCATGGCAGCGCAGGCATGATTCACCCGGACACGCACTTCGGCGGTGTACGCGAGGGCGCCATCCGGGCCGCCAGTTATCGCCATCTCCGGGTGCACGCACATTTCGTCAACTCTGCGAACTGGGCCTTCGAAGATCTTTCCCGTTCACAGGAATTCGGGATGCATATCTATGGCACGTCGCAGGAGCCCAACTTCCTGCACGTCAGCCAGCTGCGCGACGCCGAGGCTCTGCCCGACTCGCTGATCCACGACGGACGAGGTGCCACACCGGGCATCAAGCACAACGGCTCATGGGATATCCGGCCGCACCGCGAGCGCGTCGTACATGTCGACATGGCTTTGCTGGCCAGTTGGCATGCACTGACAGGCTCGACGGGTGGATCGGCACAGACCCCTTTGCTGTACCCCGTCCTCGTTGGCGAGCAAGGGGCGATCGAGGCACTGGCTGCCTATGGCAATGTCTTGGCCGATTACAGTCCGATGATCTCAAGCGGATACCACGAAACCGGCGCCAAGAAGGACGGGCTGATCCGCTGGGGCAACGAGACCGTCCTCGAGCTCTCGGATGTCATCCTTCAAGGGCCGCACTTTTCGTGCGCGCTCCCCTTGTCGAATGAGCCGATGATTCCCTGCCGAAACCAAAGGCACTGGGCTGCGCTCGCTCCGACAGAGCTTCCCGAGGCGCACGTCCCCGTGACCAACTATGTGCGGGCCACCGACAACGCGACGTACGTTGCGGCCCAGGACTCCTGGCTCGAAGAGCCGTACACAACTTACTACCGGCTCGCCTGGCGAGTCATGGTCCCCTTCAATACCAGCCGCAGCCTGCAGGCCGCCCTCGTCCCTCCCGGCCCTGCACACGTTGACGCCGTGAACTCCATGGCCCTGGCGGATAACCGTCTGACCGTCCTCAACGCTGGCTTCTGGGCAACCCTCCTGCTCGACTACCTCCTTCGCATTACCGGCCGGTCCCACCTCCGGGTCGCAGAGGCTCGAAAGATGCCCGCTCCCGAGCTCAAGCACCCCCTCGCCCCCGCTCTGCTCCTTCGCACTCTCCGACTGAACGCCCTGACCACCCACTACGCCCCGCTGTGGGAGGAACTGTTCGACCCCCGCTGGGCGGGCTACGAGGACTGGGCCAACCCCGACTGGCCACATGTGCAACCCCTTGCCGCGGACCTCAAGCCAACCTGGGAGTACAGCACACCGCTCCGCACTGAATGCGAGCGACGTGCGGCGCTCGTCGAGCTCGACGCCCTCGTGTCTGTCTGGCTCGGCATTACCGCCGACCAGCTCACCGCGATCTTCAAGTCCCGCTACCCGCAGCTGTACGACTACGAGACGGCGACCTACTTCGACGCAAACGGCCGCAAGATCGCGGGCGACTTCAACACGTTCGGCCACGGCCAGACCAAACAGGACTACCTCGACCTACTCGCCCACCTGGAAGACCCCGCCGCCACTCCGCCTCCCGCCGGCTACGTCGCCCCCTTCTACAAGGCCAACCGCGAGGCTGAGATGCGGGCGGCGCATGCGCACTTCCAGGCACGGCTGGATACGGAGATCGCTGCAGGCCGGTGGACGCCTCCGGCCAGCAAAGCGGCGGCGACGTGA
- a CDS encoding DUF397 domain-containing protein: MNAEQSAGVVTQLAWFKSSYSTGSGGECVEVAMAWWKSSHSVGDGGQCLEMATCHRAIHVRDSKDVTRPGLVVGASAWTAFVGLATQ, translated from the coding sequence ATGAACGCCGAACAGTCCGCCGGAGTCGTCACTCAGTTGGCGTGGTTCAAGAGCAGCTACAGCACCGGCTCGGGCGGGGAATGCGTCGAGGTCGCCATGGCATGGTGGAAGTCAAGCCACAGCGTCGGGGACGGAGGCCAGTGCCTTGAGATGGCCACATGCCACCGTGCCATCCACGTGCGCGACTCCAAGGACGTGACCCGCCCCGGTCTCGTGGTCGGAGCGTCAGCGTGGACCGCGTTCGTAGGACTCGCGACTCAGTAG